The Cohnella abietis genome has a segment encoding these proteins:
- a CDS encoding NAD(P)H-binding protein has product MAKTAIVAGATGLIGSSLLNRLLADSRYETVIALSRKALPISHPKLKVVEVTLESLPSVAPTLEADDWFCALGTTIKQAGSQEAFRQVDYEYPLVLGQQAAASGAKQFLLVSSIGSSASSSIFYSRVKGEIERDLIALALPKLHVFRPSLLVGERAVSRRGEWLWVATMKVFDPLLWGSLRKYRSIKGEDLATAMIHAANLPSSAGVHMYHGKQLEELRRAQ; this is encoded by the coding sequence ATGGCTAAAACAGCTATTGTTGCAGGAGCTACAGGACTTATCGGATCTAGTCTCTTAAATCGTCTGTTAGCAGATTCTAGATATGAGACGGTCATCGCTCTTTCTAGGAAAGCTCTGCCAATCAGCCATCCTAAGCTCAAGGTTGTTGAGGTCACTCTCGAATCCTTGCCTAGCGTGGCTCCAACGTTGGAGGCTGACGATTGGTTCTGTGCACTTGGAACGACAATTAAACAAGCAGGCTCCCAAGAAGCATTCCGCCAGGTTGATTATGAGTATCCATTAGTGCTTGGACAGCAAGCAGCAGCTTCTGGCGCCAAACAGTTCCTGTTAGTCTCGTCCATCGGATCATCGGCATCTTCTTCTATTTTCTACAGTCGGGTTAAGGGTGAGATTGAAAGGGATTTAATCGCTCTAGCACTGCCTAAGCTGCATGTCTTCCGTCCATCGCTGCTAGTAGGAGAACGAGCAGTAAGCAGGCGGGGAGAGTGGCTATGGGTGGCTACAATGAAGGTGTTCGATCCCTTGCTGTGGGGCTCCCTTCGTAAGTACAGATCCATTAAAGGGGAGGATCTGGCTACTGCAATGATTCATGCTGCAAACCTGCCTAGCTCGGCGGGGGTACATATGTATCATGGTAAACAGCTGGAAGAGCTGCGTAGGGCACAATAG
- the motB gene encoding flagellar motor protein MotB, with protein sequence MSKKRHEPHEEHIDESWLLPYSDLMTLLLALFIVLFAASSVNTAKLQEMSQAFKSAFSTGIGILDNGGLTQDNKLKKNSNQTLPRRDEGRKDKSRETLKQEEQQNLEELKQQLDKYIKKNGLSSALDTQLNNSQLLITIRDNALFPSGSANIKQDSQKLASAIGQMLQQYPDYEILVTGHTDNQPINTAEFPSNWELSSKRAINFMKILLENSAFDPKRFSAIGYGEFRPLESNTTDAGRATNRRVEVSILRNYLEPTDGSKEITLSAIAKEGETAKK encoded by the coding sequence GTGAGCAAAAAACGGCATGAACCACATGAGGAGCATATTGACGAATCCTGGCTCCTCCCCTATTCCGATCTCATGACGTTGCTATTAGCCTTGTTTATTGTTCTTTTCGCCGCTAGCTCGGTTAATACGGCTAAATTACAGGAAATGAGCCAAGCCTTCAAATCTGCCTTTAGTACGGGAATCGGTATTCTTGATAATGGCGGACTTACACAAGATAATAAGCTTAAGAAAAATTCTAACCAGACTCTCCCTCGCAGAGATGAAGGACGGAAAGACAAGTCCCGGGAAACTCTTAAGCAAGAGGAGCAACAGAACCTAGAAGAGCTTAAGCAGCAGCTAGATAAGTATATTAAGAAAAACGGACTTTCCTCCGCACTGGATACACAATTGAATAATTCACAGCTTCTTATTACGATTAGGGATAATGCCTTATTCCCATCTGGTAGCGCCAATATTAAACAGGATTCGCAGAAGCTAGCCTCTGCAATCGGTCAGATGCTGCAGCAGTATCCTGACTACGAGATTTTGGTTACTGGTCATACAGACAATCAACCGATTAATACAGCTGAATTTCCGTCCAACTGGGAGCTTAGCTCCAAGCGTGCGATCAATTTCATGAAAATATTATTAGAGAATTCAGCCTTCGATCCGAAGCGCTTCAGCGCTATTGGGTACGGCGAATTCCGACCGCTTGAAAGTAATACTACAGATGCGGGCCGCGCAACTAACCGGCGGGTTGAGGTATCTATTCTTCGTAACTATCTGGAGCCAACGGACGGCAGCAAAGAAATTACGTTATCTGCAATTGCCAAAGAAGGCGAAACAGCTAAGAAGTAG
- the motA gene encoding flagellar motor stator protein MotA has protein sequence MKNSTIIGLFLGFFSLIFGMILKKAPLASLVTNPAAYVIILVGTVASVMVAFPMSELAKVPKLFKLIFAEPKLLPRQQLISMFMEWATITRREGLLALEARVDEIEDNFLKSGMRMIIDGNDQDFVRDVLLEDISATEERHRGGALIFSQAGMYAPTLGVLGAVIGLIAALGNLAEMEKLAHAVAAAFIATLLGIFTGYVMWHPIANKLKRLSKREVDLKLMMVEGLLSIQSGVSTIAIQQKLLVFLTPTERLAFAEKEDSQREQKTA, from the coding sequence ATGAAAAATTCAACTATTATTGGTTTGTTTCTAGGTTTTTTCTCTCTGATATTCGGAATGATTCTTAAAAAAGCACCACTCGCAAGCTTGGTCACCAATCCGGCTGCTTATGTCATCATCCTCGTCGGAACGGTTGCATCCGTCATGGTCGCTTTTCCTATGTCGGAGCTTGCTAAGGTTCCCAAGCTATTTAAGCTAATATTTGCAGAGCCAAAGCTACTCCCACGACAACAACTGATTAGCATGTTCATGGAATGGGCAACGATTACCCGCCGTGAGGGCTTGCTCGCACTCGAAGCCCGTGTAGACGAAATCGAAGATAACTTCCTTAAAAGCGGCATGCGCATGATTATTGACGGCAATGATCAAGATTTCGTACGGGATGTTCTACTAGAAGATATCTCAGCAACAGAAGAGCGCCATCGTGGCGGAGCACTCATCTTCTCCCAAGCAGGGATGTATGCACCGACACTCGGGGTACTAGGAGCGGTTATCGGACTTATCGCAGCCCTAGGAAATCTAGCCGAGATGGAGAAGCTCGCCCATGCTGTAGCCGCAGCTTTTATCGCAACCCTGCTCGGGATATTTACCGGTTACGTTATGTGGCATCCTATTGCCAACAAGCTTAAGCGTCTCTCCAAGCGTGAGGTTGATCTTAAGCTCATGATGGTTGAAGGTCTGCTCTCTATCCAATCAGGCGTATCAACTATTGCAATTCAACAAAAACTTCTAGTGTTCCTCACACCGACGGAGCGGTTGGCGTTCGCTGAGAAGGAGGATTCGCAACGTGAGCAAAAAACGGCATGA
- a CDS encoding S-layer homology domain-containing protein encodes MMYGEAKSGSRASWKAWLRSGLALVLLLQLSLGTWANQAQAADAAAETTTKETAVVASAPTREQVGQAVTSLQTLLSKSNPIGDWDAFGLARSGKDVSSRYLPEANKSVDSGKLRLVTDYARVALAINANGGDASKVGAGKVNLLSKIANFEKLTAQGINAPAFALLALDAAGYQPGAKDTWSRDNLIKWLVDHRNTDGGWSLGTGKSDVDITGMVLTALAPYKDNKDVTGTIDEAIVWLSNAQRDTGGFGNPTESSESSAQVLIALTSLGINPVDDSRFVKNGKSTLARLLEYRLKDGQFSHVAAGKADAMATFNALLGLTAVERWMDGLPSLYSGVNSATKTNVTVNGISGILATGSVTGKTALEALVNVLNGSNVTYAVERDPKYGPLLISVADLENDKFGVYDGWLYAVKRDGAWVTIGEGMSSFALQAGDELSVYYGSMETALIHSVKLEPAALREGQPAIVKVEKETFDWDSGKLIVSAAEGAQVKVGGQTVTTDKDGKAELKAPKAGSYSLTVDGYRSDAVPTYLSWTSNIQVASYFKKALVRIEGDAGVLASGYAQGGTALEAIEQLLKANGVKYEVVDSKYGKYIESIGGITAKKYGGYDGWLFAVVRDGSWVIPGEGVGTFLLEDGDEVVVYYGDATKLVDPVVITPAQPKPGKAFTVTVTNRAWNWTDNKFDPAQPVVGATVSIGGITVTTNDKGQATLKALPEGLYSLQVIGYEKDKAPSVVRSVTSLPIVGSYKDQSKIAAWAVDAVNISRGAPLLLGINDGKELFQPQQAVTRAEFVAALARGLGLKRTSNVPFKDVSSEAWYAKDVGAAVAAGLVSGVSKDSFAPDATLTREQAAILLTRALKLKATTTTKLVDAEQISASAVAAVQAVIEQGWMTPYVGKFSPKATLSREQAAVIAVRVMSANK; translated from the coding sequence ATGATGTACGGGGAAGCGAAATCAGGTTCAAGAGCAAGCTGGAAGGCATGGCTGCGTAGCGGCTTGGCATTGGTATTGTTGCTGCAATTATCATTAGGTACATGGGCGAATCAAGCACAGGCTGCGGATGCAGCAGCTGAAACAACAACGAAAGAGACAGCTGTAGTAGCTTCTGCTCCTACTAGAGAGCAAGTGGGTCAAGCGGTTACTTCCTTACAGACCCTTCTGAGCAAATCAAATCCGATTGGTGACTGGGATGCTTTCGGTCTTGCTCGTTCAGGAAAGGATGTATCCAGCCGTTATTTACCTGAGGCAAATAAAAGCGTAGATAGTGGCAAGCTTCGGTTAGTAACGGACTACGCACGCGTTGCATTGGCTATTAATGCTAATGGAGGCGATGCTAGCAAGGTAGGAGCGGGTAAGGTTAACTTACTTAGCAAGATCGCTAACTTCGAGAAGCTGACAGCACAGGGCATTAATGCGCCAGCTTTTGCTCTTCTCGCGCTAGATGCAGCAGGCTATCAGCCAGGAGCGAAAGACACTTGGTCAAGAGATAATCTAATTAAATGGTTGGTCGATCATCGTAACACCGATGGCGGCTGGTCTCTTGGCACAGGTAAGAGCGATGTTGATATTACAGGAATGGTACTGACTGCTCTTGCTCCTTATAAGGATAATAAAGATGTTACTGGTACTATAGATGAAGCTATTGTTTGGTTATCGAATGCTCAGCGGGATACAGGTGGTTTCGGCAATCCAACGGAATCCAGTGAAAGCTCTGCGCAGGTGCTTATTGCCCTTACTTCTCTTGGGATTAATCCTGTAGATGATTCGAGGTTCGTGAAGAACGGCAAATCAACTCTTGCAAGACTGTTAGAATATCGCTTGAAGGATGGTCAGTTCTCGCACGTAGCAGCAGGTAAAGCCGATGCTATGGCGACGTTCAACGCGTTGCTTGGATTAACAGCAGTTGAGCGTTGGATGGATGGACTTCCAAGCCTGTATTCGGGAGTCAATTCAGCAACGAAAACAAATGTTACCGTTAACGGTATATCAGGTATCCTTGCAACGGGTTCTGTAACAGGTAAGACGGCACTAGAAGCATTAGTCAATGTGCTTAATGGCTCCAATGTTACTTATGCTGTAGAACGTGATCCGAAGTACGGACCTCTTCTAATTTCGGTAGCGGACTTGGAAAATGATAAATTTGGCGTATATGACGGCTGGCTGTACGCGGTCAAACGCGATGGCGCATGGGTGACAATTGGGGAAGGCATGAGCTCCTTCGCTCTTCAAGCAGGTGATGAGCTTTCTGTTTACTATGGCAGCATGGAAACGGCGCTTATCCACTCCGTGAAGCTCGAGCCAGCAGCTCTCCGTGAGGGACAACCTGCCATCGTGAAGGTGGAGAAGGAAACCTTTGATTGGGACTCTGGCAAGTTGATCGTCAGTGCCGCTGAGGGTGCTCAGGTTAAAGTAGGCGGACAAACAGTTACAACGGATAAGGATGGCAAAGCAGAGCTGAAGGCACCGAAGGCTGGATCCTACAGCTTGACTGTAGACGGCTATCGCAGTGACGCTGTACCTACTTACTTATCATGGACATCCAATATTCAAGTCGCTTCCTATTTCAAAAAAGCACTCGTACGTATTGAAGGGGATGCTGGGGTATTAGCTTCCGGGTATGCTCAAGGCGGAACAGCATTGGAAGCGATAGAACAGCTTCTAAAGGCTAACGGTGTTAAGTACGAGGTTGTAGATTCCAAATACGGTAAATATATTGAATCCATTGGTGGCATTACTGCCAAAAAATACGGCGGCTACGATGGCTGGTTGTTCGCTGTAGTACGAGACGGCTCGTGGGTCATTCCGGGTGAGGGAGTAGGCACATTCCTGTTAGAGGATGGAGACGAGGTTGTTGTATACTACGGGGACGCAACTAAATTAGTTGATCCTGTTGTGATCACACCTGCTCAGCCTAAGCCAGGCAAGGCGTTCACAGTAACAGTCACTAATCGTGCATGGAACTGGACGGACAATAAATTTGATCCTGCACAACCCGTAGTCGGCGCTACAGTAAGTATTGGCGGCATTACAGTAACTACTAATGATAAAGGTCAGGCGACACTGAAGGCCTTGCCAGAGGGCTTATATTCATTGCAGGTGATAGGATACGAGAAAGACAAAGCACCAAGTGTTGTGCGCTCGGTTACTTCCCTGCCGATTGTAGGCAGCTATAAGGATCAAAGCAAGATTGCTGCATGGGCTGTGGATGCTGTTAATATTTCTAGAGGGGCACCGCTCCTACTTGGCATAAATGATGGCAAAGAATTGTTCCAACCGCAGCAAGCCGTTACTCGTGCGGAATTTGTTGCCGCACTTGCTCGCGGTCTTGGCTTGAAGCGTACTAGCAACGTACCTTTCAAGGATGTTTCAAGCGAAGCGTGGTATGCAAAGGATGTAGGAGCTGCCGTTGCAGCTGGTCTTGTTAGCGGAGTTTCCAAGGATAGCTTCGCACCAGACGCGACGTTAACAAGAGAGCAAGCTGCAATTCTACTAACGCGTGCACTTAAGCTTAAAGCGACGACAACAACTAAGCTTGTTGATGCTGAGCAAATCAGTGCAAGCGCAGTGGCAGCAGTGCAAGCTGTTATTGAACAAGGCTGGATGACTCCTTATGTAGGTAAGTTCTCTCCTAAGGCTACGTTATCTCGTGAACAAGCAGCTGTAATTGCGGTTCGGGTAATGTCTGCAAATAAATAA
- a CDS encoding 4a-hydroxytetrahydrobiopterin dehydratase: protein MVKHPLLNETELELALLELGSWKVEEGKWLVRKRLFGTFPEAIAFVNQVAVIAEDMNHHPFIGIDFRRVTLRLTTWNSGGLTALDIHSAKAYDQL, encoded by the coding sequence ATGGTCAAGCATCCATTGTTAAATGAAACGGAGCTCGAATTAGCGTTGCTTGAGCTGGGGAGTTGGAAGGTTGAAGAGGGAAAGTGGCTCGTGCGTAAGCGACTGTTCGGAACTTTCCCGGAAGCTATTGCATTCGTGAACCAAGTGGCTGTAATCGCAGAGGACATGAATCATCATCCCTTTATCGGGATCGATTTTAGACGCGTCACGCTAAGACTAACCACCTGGAACTCTGGAGGTTTAACGGCATTGGATATCCATTCTGCCAAGGCTTATGACCAATTATAA
- a CDS encoding DUF378 domain-containing protein codes for MKALNVISLILIILGGLNWLSVGLFEYDVVSEIFGGTDEVGSRIVYTVIGIAALYAIALFPKVSRDA; via the coding sequence ATGAAGGCACTAAATGTCATTAGTCTGATTCTCATTATTCTCGGTGGATTAAACTGGCTTTCTGTCGGCTTGTTCGAGTACGACGTTGTCAGTGAAATCTTCGGAGGAACGGATGAAGTTGGCTCGCGGATTGTCTATACGGTAATTGGTATAGCAGCTCTCTATGCGATCGCACTTTTTCCCAAAGTATCCAGAGACGCTTAA
- a CDS encoding GNAT family N-acetyltransferase translates to MVTTPHFKLDSMTEEDSRLICDWRYPEPYNLYRWPPWETMLKQNLEFGDDEIRRKQYLAVRDEHHSLIGYIQLFPMDRTLRIGMGLRPDCCDQGWGPALARLAVEEACRREPEAEIDLEVEQWNKRAIRVYEKIGFIITDGYDRRASHGYVSVFCMVWQKA, encoded by the coding sequence ATGGTAACGACGCCCCACTTTAAGTTAGACTCCATGACCGAAGAAGATAGCCGGCTTATCTGTGATTGGCGTTATCCGGAGCCGTATAATCTTTATCGCTGGCCTCCTTGGGAGACTATGCTGAAGCAAAACCTAGAGTTCGGTGATGACGAAATCCGGCGTAAGCAGTATTTGGCCGTCCGGGATGAGCATCATTCGTTAATCGGATATATTCAATTGTTTCCTATGGATCGCACCTTACGCATTGGGATGGGATTACGACCAGATTGCTGCGATCAAGGCTGGGGACCTGCCTTAGCGAGGCTGGCTGTGGAAGAAGCTTGCCGTAGGGAGCCTGAAGCAGAAATCGACCTCGAAGTGGAGCAATGGAACAAACGTGCCATCCGTGTATACGAGAAAATAGGGTTTATTATCACAGACGGATATGACCGCCGAGCTTCTCATGGTTACGTGAGTGTGTTCTGCATGGTGTGGCAAAAGGCATAA
- a CDS encoding MFS transporter → MARLVFLGCMAYLAVGLGQLVVGTIMEPMVDAYGVQYGDGGQLVMNQFLGGMVGIVLAPWLIKIIGKKTLLLSALGLMVIAQVVYFFKPDWGVMLAMGPLAGFGFGTTEAVVGSFIIGAAVGNANVAMSRVEVFFGGGALLMPFAGAWLISNGYWSGAFLVVGATAVIAMLLWLIYWPKILDQPGGLAADKAVRTSNTGISRSRVRVVLIACSLFFAVYVGLEMSLTHYLPSMLVNNNGLSDSTAALSLSIFWGAMVVGRLFAGHTADRWGGAAYLLVTCIVTAILFIIMGGMDSVWATYILVFLAGLAMSGMFAIALVFVNRAAPGMTERTTSLMMAFGGVGGALMPKLTGWFLDENGTEATRWLFAVFAVAMLGTMIWALIATRPLRRDSKAAA, encoded by the coding sequence ATGGCACGGCTAGTTTTCTTAGGTTGTATGGCATATTTAGCAGTAGGGCTCGGACAATTGGTTGTCGGTACGATTATGGAACCGATGGTTGACGCATATGGCGTTCAGTATGGAGATGGTGGACAGCTTGTCATGAACCAGTTTCTTGGCGGGATGGTCGGTATTGTGCTTGCCCCTTGGTTAATTAAAATAATCGGAAAGAAGACACTGCTGCTCTCAGCACTCGGACTTATGGTTATTGCGCAAGTGGTTTACTTCTTCAAGCCAGATTGGGGAGTTATGCTTGCTATGGGTCCTTTAGCTGGTTTTGGCTTTGGGACGACGGAAGCAGTCGTGGGCTCGTTTATTATTGGAGCTGCGGTAGGTAATGCCAATGTGGCGATGAGCCGTGTTGAAGTATTTTTCGGGGGCGGAGCTCTGCTGATGCCTTTTGCAGGTGCTTGGCTCATTTCTAATGGATATTGGTCCGGTGCTTTTCTCGTGGTCGGAGCTACGGCCGTCATTGCGATGCTGCTATGGTTAATATACTGGCCGAAAATATTGGATCAACCGGGGGGACTAGCAGCAGATAAGGCCGTTCGTACATCGAATACGGGCATCAGTCGTTCGAGGGTTCGTGTTGTGCTTATCGCTTGTTCCTTGTTCTTCGCTGTCTATGTCGGGCTTGAAATGAGCTTGACTCATTATTTGCCATCGATGCTCGTTAATAACAACGGTCTATCCGATTCCACAGCTGCGCTGTCCTTAAGCATATTCTGGGGTGCGATGGTCGTTGGTCGTCTCTTCGCGGGACATACTGCAGATCGTTGGGGCGGAGCGGCTTATTTGTTGGTCACGTGTATAGTGACAGCTATTCTGTTCATTATAATGGGCGGAATGGATAGCGTATGGGCAACCTATATATTGGTTTTCTTAGCAGGACTTGCGATGTCAGGAATGTTCGCTATTGCTCTCGTGTTTGTTAACCGTGCTGCACCTGGAATGACGGAGAGAACAACGAGTCTCATGATGGCTTTCGGTGGAGTTGGTGGGGCGTTAATGCCGAAATTAACAGGATGGTTTCTGGATGAAAATGGTACCGAAGCGACGCGGTGGCTGTTCGCCGTATTCGCGGTGGCTATGCTTGGAACTATGATTTGGGCACTCATTGCAACGAGACCATTGCGTCGAGATTCCAAAGCAGCAGCTTGA
- a CDS encoding sulfurtransferase, translating to MKHIVPVKWLLARLYEPDILIVDCRFQLGQPDAGRKAYEESHIPGAVYIDLEQDLSAPIGEHGGRHPLPSIEELVKRLGRSGISNEQRIVAYDDQGGAMASRLWWILSYLGHSSVYVMEEGLAGWQKAGLPVSADKTVIFPKTFVPQPRPEMLADMQEVKSKLGTVGVTLIDSREAPRYRGEVEPIDPVAGHIPGAINFFWGEGRRADGTWKNGDEQQARFADLSQDDEIIVYCGSGVTATPNVLALQEAGFTRVKLYAGSWSDWISYSENPVAVGGRETISE from the coding sequence ATGAAACATATTGTACCCGTCAAATGGCTGTTAGCTCGCCTATATGAGCCAGATATACTTATTGTGGATTGCCGGTTCCAGCTAGGTCAACCGGATGCCGGACGCAAAGCCTATGAGGAATCGCATATTCCGGGCGCTGTCTATATAGATTTGGAGCAGGACTTATCTGCTCCAATTGGTGAGCATGGTGGTCGTCATCCTCTGCCTAGTATTGAAGAGCTAGTTAAGAGACTTGGTCGGTCGGGAATTAGCAACGAGCAAAGGATTGTTGCTTATGATGATCAAGGCGGGGCTATGGCTTCGAGATTGTGGTGGATTCTGAGCTACTTGGGGCATTCCTCTGTGTATGTGATGGAGGAAGGACTGGCGGGATGGCAGAAAGCCGGATTACCTGTGTCAGCTGACAAGACAGTTATTTTCCCAAAAACATTCGTACCTCAGCCACGTCCGGAGATGCTAGCAGATATGCAGGAAGTGAAGTCTAAGCTAGGCACCGTGGGCGTCACCTTAATCGATTCGCGTGAAGCTCCTCGCTATCGGGGTGAGGTTGAGCCTATTGATCCGGTTGCCGGGCACATCCCAGGCGCAATCAACTTCTTCTGGGGTGAGGGTCGTCGTGCGGACGGAACATGGAAGAACGGCGACGAGCAGCAAGCGCGTTTTGCCGACTTGTCCCAAGACGATGAAATCATTGTCTACTGTGGCTCAGGCGTAACGGCCACGCCTAACGTCCTCGCGCTTCAGGAAGCGGGATTTACCCGTGTGAAGCTTTACGCTGGTAGTTGGAGTGATTGGATTTCTTACAGTGAGAATCCGGTTGCGGTGGGGGGAAGAGAAACGATAAGTGAATAG
- a CDS encoding HIT family protein translates to MTNDHNCRFCKVADPVHFGKADTFWDRPLLETKHFFVVPSLGPLVEGWLLIVTKEHHICMGSLDKAETIELKQLLDTTSSLVRSIYGPIAVFEHGPVESKLPVGCGVDHAHIHVVPVLDSLIEAASQWCDTKFVWDNVSGIEAVRTPYMRSQSYLYIHQDGFTPMLYDGIGIPSQLFRRAIAGSLGIADRYNWRENANESVIAKTIERITPALQQVSPEELIRYGGGVVDRAFDEATFRTID, encoded by the coding sequence ATGACGAATGATCACAATTGCCGGTTTTGCAAGGTTGCTGACCCTGTACATTTCGGTAAGGCCGATACATTTTGGGACCGTCCTTTATTAGAAACCAAGCACTTCTTTGTTGTTCCAAGCCTAGGTCCCTTGGTTGAGGGCTGGCTTTTAATTGTCACCAAAGAACATCATATTTGTATGGGATCGCTAGATAAAGCGGAAACTATTGAGTTAAAGCAACTACTTGACACGACTAGTTCTTTGGTCCGCTCCATCTATGGACCGATAGCCGTGTTCGAGCACGGACCTGTTGAATCCAAGTTGCCCGTTGGATGTGGCGTCGATCATGCGCATATACATGTCGTGCCCGTGTTAGATTCACTAATTGAAGCAGCTTCACAATGGTGTGATACAAAATTTGTATGGGATAATGTATCGGGCATTGAAGCTGTGCGAACACCTTATATGCGTAGCCAATCCTATCTTTACATCCATCAAGATGGCTTCACTCCTATGCTCTACGACGGCATCGGAATTCCAAGTCAACTATTCCGCCGAGCAATTGCAGGTTCATTGGGCATTGCTGATCGTTATAATTGGCGTGAAAATGCCAATGAATCTGTTATTGCAAAGACGATCGAGCGTATTACGCCGGCACTTCAACAGGTGTCACCGGAAGAATTAATTCGGTACGGAGGCGGTGTGGTTGACAGAGCATTCGATGAAGCAACCTTCAGAACAATCGACTGA